A region of the Candidatus Caldatribacterium sp. genome:
CTCCTCGATCTCCTTCCCCCGCTCAAGGAGCGTTCGAATCGCAAGGAAGTAGAAGATGAAGTACACCTCCACAGCAACAAAAAGCGCCGGCGCAACTTGAGAGAGGAAGCGGCGCAGGAAGAAGTACCCCACACCCAAGCCTCCCGCAACAAGCCCAAGGACCACAAACCCCATGATGAATTCCCGCTTGAAGTTCCGCTCCCTCGGGAAAAGAAGCCGCTCGAGGAACTCGATGAGACGTCCTATGGCCACAACGGGATGGAACGCCGGTGGGTCCCCAAAGACAAGATCAAGCCCAACTCCAAAGAGCATTCGGAAAAGCCCGATCATGGCTCCACCTCGAGGTTCAAAAGTCCCGTTACTTGAGGGAAACCATCTTTCTCCTGAACCGTAATGAGTGCCCCCGGGTTGAGGAGAATGGAAAAGGTCTGCTCGAAGCGTATCTTGAGGAGATGAACAAGAAAGCACCGTAGGACTCCTGCATGGGTGACAACGAGGTACCGTCCATCCGGGAATCCCCGGAGTCGCTCCCAGAAACGGACAACCCGCTCGAGGACCTTCTCGAAGCTCTCCCCACCTGGCGGAGTGAAACGGAGGGGATCTCTCTCCCACTCCGCCACCTCTTTGGGGAACTCATCCTTGAGATTGCGCCATTTTTTCCCCTCCCAGCTCCCAAAGGACCGCTCCTTTATGTCCTCGCAGATCTCAAGGGGTGTCTCGAGTCCTGCAAGGAGAAGGGCCGTCTCAATTGTTCGGGCAAGGGGGCTTGCGAAAACGTAGTCGAAGCGCTTTGCCCCCAGGAACTCACGAACCCTGAGGATTCGCTTCCGCCCCAAAGGGGTGAGGGGAAGGTTCATCCAACCGGCAAAGTACTCTTTCTCCGTGGCGTCCGTATCTCCGTGGCGCACCAAGTAAATCTCCTTCACGTTCCCACCACCCGCACACCTCCACCGATAGCTCGAGCCACCCAAAGGGTAACCCTCTCGTTTTTGAGAACCGCTTGAACCCGCCGCAGGGCTTCTGAAAGCCCAATACGGCGGAGGTCAAAGAGCACCCCAAAGGAACTCCCGGTATGGGCCCGACTCACTCCCAAGGCTCCGATGTCCTTCGAGGCTTCGAGGAGCAAGCGGAACACGGCGTTCGGCTCGTACTCTTCCATAATGGAACCACTTGTTGTCGCCGCCTTTCCCACCAGGGTGAGGTCCCCCTCCTCAAGCCCTCGTTCAAGCATTCTAAAGGCTTCTTCCGTCTCCCGGGAAAATTGCTCGAAGTGGCGGCGGAGACCCTCCCGGTCCACCGAAAGGGTGTCGACTTTCCCTGAGAGCTCCACAACCACAAGGCCAAGGTGGCGGGGAGCAGGAAGGGACAGGAAGGCTTCTCCACGAAGGTGGTCGAAGAGGCACCAGTTTGGGAAAAAGGTTCCATCTGTCGGCTCAATTGCAAGGGCAATCCGGGCAATTTCTTCCCCCCGGATCCTCCTTCCCAAAAGCTGCGCCAGCGCTCCAAGGAGCGCCGCGATGTCAGCGGTGCTTGAGGCAAATCCCTTGCCTTCAGGAAGGGAGCGTCTCCTCCAAAAAGCAACTTGTCCCTTAAGGTGCTTCACCCCAAAGTACTCCAAAGCGAGTTCTAAGGCTTTCCTGCTCTTCCAGAGTTCCCGAGGTATGCTCTTGGCGCTCCCAAAGAAAACCTCCATCTCGCTGAAACGGTCAATGGTCAGAGAGACGAGGACCTCTCGCCCCTCCACCATCCCCTGGATAACCTCTCCGGCGCTCCCTGGGCACAGGGCCCGGGCGCTCTTCACATCCTCCAAAGGAAAAGCCATATTGCCTCCCCCCACTCTATTCCCGCGCCGACCATGTCCCCGTTGAGACCTCCAAAGAACCGGGCCATTCCCCTCCCAAGTGTGAACATGATACCAAAGCTCAGGGCGGTTTTCAAAACACCACGCCACCCAAGGGCCAGAAACCCCATCCCTCCTATGCCAAAAGCCCAAAGGACAAAGGCAAGCTTCGGAACCCTTCCCACGAACTCCTCGGCAAGGCCCCTCTCCTCTCGGGGGAGCGCTCTGAAGAAAGCCCCGAAGAGGAGGGCCACCGCCCTTCCGAAAACCGGGGCAAGGAGAAGGGGAAAGACCCCACCAGAAAGGCGCGCAAGTACAACTCCTTTAGCGCCAAGCACGAAGAGTATACCCAAAACTCCAAAGGTCCCCACCCTTGGGTCCT
Encoded here:
- a CDS encoding cobalamin biosynthesis protein, giving the protein MIGLFRMLFGVGLDLVFGDPPAFHPVVAIGRLIEFLERLLFPRERNFKREFIMGFVVLGLVAGGLGVGYFFLRRFLSQVAPALFVAVEVYFIFYFLAIRTLLERGKEIEE
- the cobC gene encoding alpha-ribazole phosphatase yields the protein MKEIYLVRHGDTDATEKEYFAGWMNLPLTPLGRKRILRVREFLGAKRFDYVFASPLARTIETALLLAGLETPLEICEDIKERSFGSWEGKKWRNLKDEFPKEVAEWERDPLRFTPPGGESFEKVLERVVRFWERLRGFPDGRYLVVTHAGVLRCFLVHLLKIRFEQTFSILLNPGALITVQEKDGFPQVTGLLNLEVEP
- the cobS gene encoding adenosylcobinamide-GDP ribazoletransferase, which codes for MKRLVRLLRFAVSFLTPFPVGSGNYEPGDLAQSAVFFPLVGLGIGALLSFTRSSLLKWTGDSLLAAFVTLFAWILLTRGLHIDGVADVCDALFAPKGKRELILKDPRVGTFGVLGILFVLGAKGVVLARLSGGVFPLLLAPVFGRAVALLFGAFFRALPREERGLAEEFVGRVPKLAFVLWAFGIGGMGFLALGWRGVLKTALSFGIMFTLGRGMARFFGGLNGDMVGAGIEWGEAIWLFLWRM